From the genome of Brassica oleracea var. oleracea cultivar TO1000 chromosome C4, BOL, whole genome shotgun sequence:
TTAATATAAATTAATAAAAATGTAGAATGTGTTTAAAATTTTTAAAACGACACAAAAGATCATTGGCTTCAGTATATATAACATTTACCGAAAAACACAATATTTTTGTAGGGTAACACATAGATTTTGAGAAAATTTCAAAAATATGTAAAATACGGTTTTAATGTATAGTTGAATCCTTCACTAACATATGATGAAGGTAAAAGAGTTTTGGAATCTTTGTTGTCTCCGTTTTTCTAGAGAATAAAGATTTTATAGTGGTTAGTCCACCAATTTAGGGAGTATTATGAAGTTTTACTAAATTAATTGACAAAAAATTAAAACTATACCCATGAACCATGAAAGAGAGTTTAATATACATTAAGAAAAATGTAGAATGTGTTTACAAATTTTAAAACAAAACTAAAGATCATAGGATTCAATATATAGAACATTTACCGAAAAACTCAATATTTTTGTAAGGGTTGTTAACACTTAGATTTTGAGAAAAATTCAGAAAATATGAAAATTCTGTGTTAATGCATAGTTGCATCCTTCACTAACATATGATGTTGTTTCTGTTTCTCTAGAGAATAACGATTTTATAGTGGTTAATCCACCAGTTAAAGGGAGTATTTTGAAGTTTACTAAATTTATTGACAAAAAAATAAAACGATGTCCATGTACCATGAAAGAGAGTTTAATATACATTAATACAAATGTAGAATGTGTTTAGAAATTTTAAAACAACACTAAAGATCATAGGTTTCATTATATAAAACATTTACCAAAAAACTCAATATTTTCGTAAACAAATAGATTTTGAGAAAAATTTTAAAAATATGAAAATACTGTTTTAATGCATAGTTGCATCCTTCACTAACATATGATGAAGGTCAAAGACGTTTGAAACCTTTTTTGTCTCCGTTTTTCTAGAGAATAAAGATTTTATAGCGGTTAGTCCACCAATTTAGGGAGTATTATGAAGTTTTACTAAATTAATTGACAAAAAAATAAAATGATCCCTATGAACCATGAATAAGAGTTTAATATACATTAATACAAATTTAGAATGTGTTTAGAAATTTTAAAACAACACTAAAGATCATAGGCTTCATTATATAGAACATTTACCGAAAAACTCAATATTTCTGCAAGGGTTAACACATAGATTTTGAGAAAAATTCAGAAAATATGGAAATACTGTGTTAATGCATAGTTGCATCGTTCACTAACATATGATGAAGGTCAAAGAGTTTTGAAACTTTTGTTGTTTCCGTTTTTCTAGAGAATAAAGATTTTATAGTGGTTAGTCCACCAATTTAGGGAGTATTATGAAATTATACTAAATTAATTGACAAAAAATTAAAACGATGTCCATTTACTATGAAAGAGAGTTTAATATACATTAATACAAATGTAGAATGTGTTTATAAATTTTAAAATAACACTAAAGATCATAGGCTTCAGTATATAGAACATTTACCGAAAAACTTAATATTTTCGTAAACACATAGATTTTGAGAAAAATTCAAAAAATATGAAAATACTGTGTTAATGCATAGTTACATCTTTCACTAACATATGATGAAGGTCAAAGAGGTTTGGAACTTTTGTTGTTTCCGTTTCTATAGAGAATATCGATTTTATAGTGGTTAGTCCACCAATTTAGGGAGTATTATGAAGTTTTAATAAATTAATTGACAAAAAATGAAAATGATCCCTATGTAGCATGAATGAGAGTTTAATATACATTAATACAAATGTAGAATGTGTTTATAAATTTTAAAACAACACTAAAGATCATAGGTTTCATTATATAGAACATTTACCAAAAACTCAATATTTTCGTAAGGGTTAACACATAGATTTTGAGAAAAATTCAAAAAATATGAAAATACTGTGTTAATGCATAGTTACATCTTTCACTAACATATGATGAAGGTCAAAGAGGTTTGGAACTTTTGTTGTTTCCGTTTCTATAGAGAATATCGATTTTATAGTGGTTAGTCCACCAATTTAGGGAGTATTATGAAGTTTACTAAATTAATTGACAAAAAAATAAAATTATGTCCATGTACCATGAAAGAAAGTTTAATATACATTAATACAAATGTAGAATGTGTTTAGAAATTTTAAAACAACACTAAAAATCATAGGCTTCAGTTCATAGAGTATTTACCAAAAAATTCAATATTTTCGTAGGGGTTAGCACGTAGATTTTGAGAAAAAATCAAAAATATGAAAATACTGCTTTAATGCATAGTTGCATCTTTCACTAACATATGATATGATGAAGGTCAAAGATATTTGAAACCTTTGTTGTCTTCGTTTTTCTAAAGAATAACGATTTTATAATAGTTAGTTCACCAATCTAAGAAGTACTAATATTATAGTGTTGTCTACGCACACTGTGCTACGCACATGCCACTTCACTGTTTTTAAATTTATTTGATCATCGTCTTAATTTCAATAAGAGTGAATATTGTTTATAGATACATGCACTGAAACAAAATGGTTGAGACAGTAGCTTTAATATCATTATAAATGGATATATGTTTTGTAAAAAAAAATCAAAATAAAAAAATATATACCAAAATATAAAATATACTTGAAATACAATATTTGATGATTTCAAATAGAATAACAAATACTTAATTTAGTTCAATGTAAATTTAGATATGATATGAACCTAATAAATTTACTATTTAATTTTTATTGTTTTTTGAAAGGTGTTAGTTTTTATAGTTTTTTGATAGGTCCAAATTTTTATAGTTTAAAATTGACATTTTATGTGAATTTACCTAATTTGATCAGAAAATGCTAATTTACCTAATATCTTTTTGAAAAAACACACATCTAAACAAAATTAACCCACATTACTTATTTTGATAGTTTGATGAATTTATAAAATTAGAATTTTAAACTTTAGTTATCCTTTTATAAATTAAAAGAATTCTCTAGTAACAATTAAATAAAGTAAACTCACCTTTGGATTCGTAACTGCAAGCTTCATGATACTTTCAACAATAGCTTCAAGAAATGAAACATCAAAAGTGTTACAAAAAAAAGTCAACACATCAAAGAGAAAATAGTAAATAATGAAAAACATGCAAAATCTTCTTTGTCAGGCCAAAACCTTATGATCTTTCATTCAACCGGAAGATCACTGGCCGTGAGTGTAGTTATAATTTCTTTCACAAGAATAATATTTGCTTATGCTTCGCTTCATTCTATCTCTCCAAACCGTGACTTCCAGAGGCTGTGAATCAATAGATAGAAGAAACTAAGTTAGTTATGCCATAGTGATCTAAAATTGATTCTCTTCAAAACTACTGTACCAGTTATCAATTGCTTACCGCAATTCCATGGTATCAATCTAAAATATTGTCGGTAATAGACTTTTAAGTATTAGTCTAGATGAAGAATAAAAAAAATAAATTGGTGCAGAAAAAGAAAGAAGGTATGAAGAAGCCCGATGTGAAAATTGAAATTTTAAGAGGAATGAAAAGATTTCTTGTTTTGCTGGAGAAGATAGAAAAAGAAGGAAAAGAGACTGAGAGTAAATTGATAAAAGAGGAAAAAAGTTTGAAATCGTGTCAAGTGAGTTTGAACGTGGATGGATTATTGTGACGTATTTGCTAAAAATTAGGGATCAAAGTCAATTTTTTTTCAATCAATTGTTTTTTTATTTATTTCAAAGTATTTTCCATTTGTCAAAATTTGATTTCTTAAGTGACTTGTGATTTAGTATATAAAGGATTATGAACTTTTACTAAATTAATTGAAAAAACAATTAAAACGATGCTCATGTACCATAAAAGAGAGTTTAACATACATTAATACAAATGTAGAATGTGTTTAAAAATTTTTAAACAATACTAAAGATCATAGGAGTTGTTAGCACATAGATTTTTTTTTAAAAAATTCAAAAATATGATAATAGTGTTTTAATGCATAGTTTCATCCTACACTAATATATGATGAAATTTAAAGAGGTTTGAAAACTTTGTTGTCTATGTTTCTCTAGAGAATAGCGATTTTATAATGGTTAGTCCATCAATTTAGGGAGTATTATGAAGTTTTACCAAATTAATTGGCAAAAAATTAAAAAGATGCTCATGTATCATGAAAGAGAGTTTAATATAAATTAATACAAATATATAATGTGTTTAAATTTTTTAAAACAACACTAAAAATCATAGGCTTCAGTATATATAGCATTTACCGAAAATCTCAATATTTTCACAGGGGTTAACACATAGATTTTGAGAAAAAACTAAAAATATGACAATATTGTTTTAATGCATAGTTGCATCTTTCACTAACATATGATGAAGGTCAAAGAGGTTTGGAACCTTTTTTGTCTCCGTTCCTCTAGAGAATAGCGATTTTATAGTAGTTAGTCCACCAATTTACGGAATATTACGAAGTTTTACAAAATTAATTGATAAAAAAATAAAACGATGTCCATGTACCAAGAAAGAGAGTTTAATATACATTAATACAAATTTAGAGTGTGTTTAGAAATTTTAAAACGTAGGATTCAGTATTTAGAGCATTTACCCAAAAAATTCAATATTTTCGTAGGGGTTAACACATAGATTTTGAGAAAAATTCAAAAATATGACAATACTGTCTTAATGCATAGTTGCATCATGCACTAACATATGATGAAGATCAAAGAGGTTTGAAACCTTTGTTATCTCCATTTCGCTAGAGAATAGTGATTTTATAGTGGCTAGTCCACAAATTTATGGAGAATTATGAAGTTTTACTAAATTAATTGACAAAAAAATTACAACGATGTCCGTGTACCATGAAAGAGAGTTTAATATATATTAATACAAATGTAGAATGTGTTTAAAAATTTTAAAACAATACTAAAGATCATAGGCTTCAGTATATGAGCATTTACCGAAAAATTCAATCTTTTCGTATGGACTTGTATAAGGATTATGTAACTTCTTCTTCGAGTTAATGGAAAATATCTTTTTTTTTGGTAAAATAATGGAAAGTATCTTGTTTGCATATCAGAATTTTTTTTTGTAATGTTTAAGGCCTTAAGCCCTCTTTCGTCGTCGAGTTTTTCCTCCACTCTACCTCTCCCTCCGATGACTAGCGATGGGAGATCCATGGATTTTCTCAGACTTTCCATCAACGTGAGTAATAGAGGTGGGTTTAAAGCCGTTTCTGAGAACGTTGCATGGGATGAAGTTTGTAGGAGATGGATTACATCCCTCACAAGGCCCATAGAATAAGTGATTCGGCCCATTAAGCCGGCCCCGAACGGTGGCTTGATCAAGATAAGTTCGCAACCAAAGGCCTGCCCCAGCATGGCTCCCTGTTCGGCTCCACGAAGAATGCTTCCGCCCGGCCCAGAACAGGGTCGGTCCAACTGATCGGCTCGGCGACGGAAGGCCTGATAGGGAAAAACCATACCTCCCGTCAGCTATAAAAGAAAAGAAGAGGGGAAGGAGGAAAGGATCCGGACATACACACATTCACTTGGCGGCTAGAAATAAAGTTTTTACTCTTTTGTATTCTCGCCGACTTGTATTTTCCCAGTCATCGCTTCCCAAGCACCGGCTTACCTTCTGTTCAAACTTTTCTTATTTGTAAATTTTTCGTTCACAGATTAATAAAACACATTTGAACTGATCCAACGAGTTCCATCTCTCTTTTTCCGTCTCTCTTTACTCGTTTCGACCAAAATCGGTTCAAACAAAGTAGGTCATGAGTCTGGCTTAGGGCTTGGTGACTCTGTATTTGTGAATTATCTATGTCAAGTATCTCACCGCACTTGCTTGATGGTTGAACAGAGATACAAGCGTGGGGTTTCCTGGAATCTTCTATGATCTGATTGGTAGGCTTAGAGACTTTGTATCTCAAGTGAAGAGTTATGAGCTGAGGGAAGTAGGAGCAAAGTTCAAATGGTTTTTTATCGAAAACGAAGAAGCTTGAGAAATTTGATTCTGGTAGCAACAAGGATCGCTCTTCCAATGGGAAGAGGAAACGGGAATGTTTTGTAGAGACTTTGAAATGGTTAAATGAGGCTGCCAAGGATCCTTATGACACATCTATTGGTTCTTTGCCAGATAGATCAAAGTGGGATTCTTATGGAAGTGAAGAGCCATGGAAACAGCTTCTTCTGTTTAGGGACTCAAGAAGAAACACTATTTCACCTTGTCGAAATATTTGGGTGTGTATAAGTTAATTTGCAAATTCATTATTGAACTGTGATGAAGTGATTTTGTGGGTTTAGAATGATTTACTCTAATTTCACCACTGTTTATGCCAATTCCAAGTCTTAAATCATTTGCTTGCATGTGTGTTTCAGAAAATCCAGAAGATGCATCCATCTCTTTATTAGAATAGTGCTGGGCCTAGTTACAATCTAAGAGAGAGACTCAGTAATCAGTTTAATGAGAGGAAAGCTGGGAAGGATGGCTCGGATTTGAAGGATGAATCATGTGGTTTACTTGGTTCAGAGTTTCAAGCTGAAGTACCTGACTGGTCTGTCATCACCTCTGAAAGCGATTCAAAGTGTTTTGACACTCTGATATGGCCACTTAACATAAAACAAAACAATAATAATCTTCCTATTGAAAGAGACCCAATTGGAAATTCTAACAGTGATAAAATGCTCACAATGCTCGTCTCAGCTATGGGAGAGTGTGCACTCTCGATCGTTAGAGAACCAGAGCCGCAATATTTCGACGAGGATTTTCTGCATGATTTATGATTCTCAACATGAAGTTTTAATGCTTACCTGTGGATTTTATTCAAATTCTTCTTTTTGCGAGGACGTAATTCTTGGCAAACTAACCATCTCAAGGTTTTCATGTTTAGATCACTTCTTGCCTAGTTGAGGATGTAATTGTTAGTCCGTGGATTTCACCTCCCGAGCTCAAACATCTATTTGCCTCATTTCATGAAATCGGTGTAGCTTTGCATAATATAAAACATTTTAAAAATGTTGCATACTTGAGCACTAAATTTTCATTTTATTACAAGGTTTTTGCAGCCTAGTATATATTTTCACAATATTGATGGTTGTACTTTGCAGGTTTCCATGGTGGAACAGTGTGGAATTGTGTTAGACTCCTCTGTCTGAAATTTGTAAATGTTGAGTCAAACTCATATGAGAATTTTATGTCAGGTGAAGCAGTTATTGATTTTGTGAGCAAAACATGTAGCAAATCTGCATTCTATCTCGATGTTCTCGAGCTACATGGGAATGAGAAATTGAGAAGATTGTTTTGTTTATTCTAGAAAATTGGTCTGAAGCTAAAAACATCGTCACAAGGTTACGAGACATGTTACTATGCATTCTACTTTACTTGTTATTTGTTGTTGTCATTTACAAATAACTTGAATTAATATTCTTACATAACACATTCTTTCTTATGAGAAGTTAGTTCCTGTGCACTCATAATTATGTCGCGCAAATCAGTTAAAAATAGCTGATATCCTTTCGAAAAATGTTTTCATCACAAAAGATCTATTTGTGGAAAGAGCAAGAGTTTTAACATGGAAAGCAAGGATGACAGCAACTACCGGAGCTTAACATTTAAAAGAGTGTATTCATTATTTATCAGAAGCATTATTTTTTTGTGCACTTTTTTGTGCACTATCACAAGCAATATCTATCTTGATATTTATTTACTAGCTTGATGTTTAACAGCTTAACTAACGCTCATTTTTTTGTCTGAATGATTCTATGTCATTGACACAGAAAATCATATTTAATGAGAACCATGAGACTTTGTGTTGCTTCCAACTTATTATTGCATATTTCTTAAGAGCGTTATGCATCCAAGAAACTGAACCACAGTCCAAGGTAACATCATTTAGTTATGTCGATTTTGTTTATTTATTTATTTTTGGTTTATATATGTCTATATATGTCTTATGATTCTATTTTCTTTACTTATTAGCTTACTTTTATGTGCAACAAGTTTTCAAAGACATTAACACCCCTTTGAATCTCTAGGTATGGGATTCAGTCTAGTGACACTATTTCCCTTGAAAATGCGATTCCTCTACTGTCCAATGTAATTGATTTAGTCTTAATAAAAGTAAACTTGTAATTTATCATATTAGAATTTGTGCTCTTGGGATATACATTGTTTTACAATTTTTTAGCCTTTAATACTTTTATTTCCCTCCAATTTTGGGGTTGGATAGAGCTCCATCAACACATATATGACTTGATGTTGAGAATCTTCAAATGGAAAATGTCAGATTGAAGATCTCTTTGGCAATATTATGGGATTACAGATGGCTAAGTCATGCATTATGTCCTTGTCCAATAAATGATACTGTCATCATGGGATAATCATGCTACTTTGGTGAAATATCAGAGTCAACAGATTTCTGGAAAAGTTGCTTGCAGTTTTCCAAAGCCAAATCAATTGGGTTTGAGCTGAGCATACATGAATCAAACATCACAATAAATGAGATTAGCCGCACAGCTTCCAAACTAGTTTCAAGTGTAAGAAAATAGATGTATCTATTATTTTCTTTTAAAGTATATTGTTTGGCTAAAATTTGATGATTTTATCTCCCATGATTTATTTCCCAGTTTCTCGTCTTTTGTTGCTGCATCTCTCTATTATGATCTCTGTGAAAGAGAATGGCCATGTGGTAATTTATATGAGGCAATATATATTTTTAATTATGAGAACATCTCCAAAGAAAATTCAAAACTTTAAATATGAAGTTTTATATGCTCAAAACAAAAATTTAAAACTTCAAATCTTGAAATTTTGTACAGTGAAACCTTATATTTTAAGTTCTACGAAACAAAACTTTGTATTTTAAGTTCCTTATACAATTATTTGTTTTTCAAATTATCTTACTAACTTTTATAGTTATCATTTTAGTCCTTATAGTTTTTTTTATCTTATGCAAAATACAAATATATTAATTACATTAAAGCAAAATATTATACAAAACAATATTACAATACACATTTAATAAAATTATAAAGCAAAAATACAAAAAAAAAATTATATGAAAACAAAATTATTACATCAACTAACGAATGTACAAGATTTTAACAACTTTTAGCTTATGATCTGCAAAAAAAAAATAAAGGACTTAGTTATTATTTCAAAATGCATGTAAGATGCTATTAATGAATTATCTTACTAATCAATAATGTGTATAATATTGCTAATCAATAATGTATATACTTTATTGCTAAATAAAAATTTTATAGTTTTTGTCAACTTTTGTTAATAGACTATAGTAAAAAAATAAGTTAAATTTGAAATTGTTATTTTGGAGAAGAGCACCCTCAAATTGCAAATTTGAAATTGTTATTTTGGAGATGCTATGAAAGTCTTACTAGTATATAGCAACCGGTTGTAGTTTTTTCGTGATAGTTTATGAAAGTTTGTTTTTTTTTTTTTTTTTTTTGTGCAATATGAAAGTTTGTTTTTAATAATCAAGATTATTAATCATCTTCCTTTTTCTTATAGGCTCTCTCTTGAGAAGCACACCGGATTCGACATTTTTATCTACAAAAATGGTTTAGCTATGGAGTGGAGGAGAATCATTTTGAAAAGCATATAAAGGCAGGAAAAACAGTAGAAATAGTGACTACCGATTCATGGCCATGTAGAACTTTTCTCTAGGATATTAACCGCTGCTACTTCCCTTGGATTTTTCTCCAATTTTATTTGCAAGTGCTTGGACGGCCACTTTAACGTCAACAAAAATTTACCACCTCACACGTTATACACCATGTGTTGTATCAGTTGACGTTTTGTGTTAGAGGGGGATAAACCATCCCATCTTGCGAAGAGCTGGCTCAGAATCATACACTTTTTCAGGGAAATGGCAGTTTGTCGCTAGTAGCTCCAAATGGTTTGCCTAAGATGAGAAGATACAACTTTTTTGTCAAGAGCTCTATATAACGGCCTATAATATTGCAGCAATTTTAAAAGAGTAAAAGTAATCGATCATCACACAAGTCCATGTCGTTTCTAAAGGTGTGGACAACTTACTTCCTAGTGTTATTCTTGGTTAACAGAACCGGAATCCAGTTTGCAATGATAAAATACGAATTTAAAAAAATTATGCTCCGTAGAATTTAAACATTACATATTTTATTGGGCCTAAAACTACTATAAATCGCATGAGAAAACCTTCAAGTGGAAATTAATTCCACTATAAAACTTCAAGATTTATACTTCATATTAAACCTTGAAACTAAGAAGAATTTTAACAAAAACTTTGATACTGAAGGTTTCTTCTCATTGAACTATCTGATTCCATTGTAAGATGTGTGTACAAATAAATGGTGCTTACATTGATCCTACGTTTGATGGAACATGTCACATACCCAAGTAAAGCTATTAAAGTTGCAGATAGATCAAGTTATAATGCTATGAATCAAATATATATATAGAGAGAGATTTAAGATTCGGAGTGTAATGAAACTGGTAGCAACATCTTTTGTTTTTTTCCTCACAAACTCAAAACTTATAACATTAAAACCAACTTAACGTTAAAACACAAACAGATATAAAAGTCGTCGGTTGTGACAGTATCAGCTTCTGTTCCTAGTTCCTGCACAAAACATTGATCATAGTAAGAACTCAACATAAGTTACATAACCTACTTTGTTCACTAGTCATTCACTGTTAGAGCTTTATACCTTCTAATGTTCTTTGACGGCACAAGTATTCCTCGCTTCTCCAAGCTCTTGAACCGATCTCTTGCAAGCGTGCAGCATGCCTTCAGCTTACGTAGTGAACCGGTCATCTCTTCTGTTAAGAGGACTTGCACAGGAGGAGCCTCAAATCTTGAAATAAACAGTACAGAGTGAGCATTAATGAGCCAGAGATAACAACAAAGAAGAATCTCGTTTCTTACTTGTGCTTTCCCAAACGAGGAGGACGTATCTTGAGCACTTCCTCCTTAGCGATCTTCCTTCGTATGAGTTTGTTCTGTTTTTCTTTATCATCTTTGGCTATCTCTTTCAAGATCTTAGGCAAACTACGAGAAAGAAAGAAAGCACACAAGAACAATAGTAAGAACATGCAATTACCGTGATTGAATACACTAAAAAAAAATCACAAACTTACCTATCAATTTCCTTCGATAACTTCTCTTTTAACTTTTCCTTTGTCTCCATCTTCCGCAACGCCTTTTGTCTAGATCGCTTATTCAACACCACGCGTGTCACCCTCTTCGTTGTTCTTGCGTTTCTGCAGTAGAAAAGATTCCAAAAAAACATCAAATCCAACTCTTTATTACAGTATATGTTGTCTGGAAACATAGAGAGAGCTTACTTATTATTCCCAGCCTCAGAACTTTCTTTCTCAGCGTCTGCTTCCTCTTCACCTTCGCTACCGTTATCCACTCCAAGAAAGTAGGCACTCTTCCCATTAATTATTCTATTGCACACACTCAAAAGACCCGCCTCGTCTTCAATGTTGTTGTTTCCATCAATAGTCAAAGGAACTGGCTCAGGACCTAACTCATTTTTGTAAACTTTCTGCATTTCTTGAGCAACTGCTTCCGCCAACATATCCTATGAGAGAAGTCGACGCAAATTACTCAACTAGCTCATGTCAGTGAGTCACTGAGTCTTATATTCATAGTAAAGATTTTTAACCTCGTGGCTTTCGGCTGTAGGGTTGTATGAACATCCTGCAGGATCAACTTCTACTGCTGGAATACTCGAAGTCATTTTCCAAATCTGCACAAACAAGAAAAAGAGTTCAGTCTCAAAACCAAATCACTTCTCCAATACAAGAACAAGGTTAAGAGACATTACCTTTCTAGGGTTCTTCTCATGTTCTCCTGTTACCAAACAAA
Proteins encoded in this window:
- the LOC106337803 gene encoding AT-rich interactive domain-containing protein 1-like, encoding MTSDGRSMDFLRLSINVSNRGGFKAVSENVAWDEVCRRWITSLTRDTSVGFPGIFYDLIGRLRDFVSQVKSYELREVGAKFKCNKDRSSNGKRKRECFVETLKWLNEAAKDPYDTSIGSLPDRSKWDSYGSEEPWKQLLLFRDSRRNTISPCRNIWNSAGPSYNLRERLSNQFNERKAGKDGSDLKDESCGLLGSEFQAEVPDWSVITSESDSKCFDTLIWPLNIKQNNNNLPIERDPIGNSNSDKMLTMLVSAMGECALSIVREPEPQYFDEDFLHDL
- the LOC106337447 gene encoding uncharacterized protein At2g40430-like, which codes for MGNRSKTSRKGKKAWRANISTEDIEDFFEKSTKDALSGGNLSAAPSEDLFHVDKSHDIPVKRKIEKHREKALRCDSVLKKNPFVQVVSSSKPKSKISKKKTNVVESKTFKQAQKNVDDGSVMTDLWGDDDNNNGEHEKNPRKIWKMTSSIPAVEVDPAGCSYNPTAESHEDMLAEAVAQEMQKVYKNELGPEPVPLTIDGNNNIEDEAGLLSVCNRIINGKSAYFLGVDNGSEGEEEADAEKESSEAGNNKNARTTKRVTRVVLNKRSRQKALRKMETKEKLKEKLSKEIDSLPKILKEIAKDDKEKQNKLIRRKIAKEEVLKIRPPRLGKHKFEAPPVQVLLTEEMTGSLRKLKACCTLARDRFKSLEKRGILVPSKNIRRN